A region of Streptomyces paludis DNA encodes the following proteins:
- the pstC gene encoding phosphate ABC transporter permease subunit PstC, with protein sequence MTLTQEKRPAVEPDADPRPRRSVWVWGWLFTGAFSVLAVLLALLGYLGEGVAGGHVDWVELLTESSWNPAGSVFGGLAMIYGSAVVCVIALVLAVPVGWGAAVALSEYLPGRAARALRMSVELLAAVPSIVYGLIGILLVRPFVGAIADVPGGDSLLAAGIVLAVMIMPTIVAVSVDSLAAVPDRDREAAFSLGLTRREVIRSVVLPKARPGMRAAVLLGLARALGEAIAVFLVVGRADGRLPGTFDQLLNSLVRPGQTLTTKLAGPEPVLAGTSGTYFASLCGLGLVLLTLVAVATVWGNRGASRTAGAGRFRGRQSAGLGRVQLDRFVAAVRLTALALPGLLLLGMLVVLATRGSAAFQPSFWFTSATGAAGGGVRDQILGTLLLVVTCGLIALPLGFGAGILLGVHASARTVRVLQTLTVVVGGTPTILLGLAGFVIFCSAMGWGRSWLAGAIVLVPVVVPMVALPTCARVRSLSPEMTESALALGLTRAQFIRSVVVPYAWPATLTGLLLGLARAAGETAPLLFTATVFFGAPAFPGGIVESPVQALPTHIFTLSQDSGDPQAVAQAWGSAMVLVLITAVLLSLAVALRNRFEGERWTT encoded by the coding sequence GTGACGCTCACGCAGGAGAAGCGGCCGGCGGTCGAACCCGACGCCGATCCGCGTCCACGTCGATCGGTCTGGGTGTGGGGGTGGCTCTTCACGGGAGCCTTCTCCGTCCTGGCCGTACTGCTGGCGCTCCTCGGTTACCTCGGTGAAGGGGTCGCGGGGGGTCACGTCGACTGGGTCGAGCTGCTGACCGAGTCCTCGTGGAACCCCGCCGGCTCGGTTTTCGGCGGCCTGGCGATGATCTACGGATCGGCCGTCGTCTGTGTCATCGCGCTTGTCCTCGCCGTCCCCGTCGGGTGGGGAGCGGCCGTCGCGCTCTCGGAATACCTGCCCGGGAGGGCGGCCCGCGCTCTGCGCATGAGCGTGGAGCTGCTGGCCGCCGTGCCCTCGATCGTCTACGGGCTGATCGGCATTCTCCTCGTCCGGCCTTTCGTCGGGGCCATCGCGGACGTGCCGGGTGGGGACAGTCTCCTCGCCGCCGGGATCGTTCTGGCTGTCATGATCATGCCTACGATCGTGGCGGTGAGCGTGGACTCGCTGGCCGCGGTCCCCGACCGGGACCGGGAAGCGGCCTTCTCGCTGGGGCTGACCCGCCGCGAGGTCATCCGCTCGGTCGTCCTGCCGAAGGCGCGGCCCGGCATGCGGGCGGCCGTCCTGCTCGGCCTCGCCCGGGCACTGGGCGAGGCGATCGCCGTCTTCCTGGTGGTGGGAAGGGCCGATGGACGGCTCCCCGGTACGTTCGACCAGCTGCTCAACTCGCTGGTGCGCCCAGGCCAGACGCTGACCACCAAGCTGGCCGGCCCGGAGCCCGTGCTGGCCGGCACCTCGGGGACCTACTTCGCCTCGCTGTGCGGCCTCGGGCTCGTCCTGCTGACCCTGGTGGCCGTGGCGACCGTGTGGGGGAACCGCGGAGCGTCCCGGACGGCCGGCGCAGGGCGGTTCCGCGGGCGGCAGTCGGCCGGACTCGGCCGCGTCCAGCTCGACCGGTTCGTCGCCGCCGTACGGCTGACCGCGCTGGCGCTCCCCGGACTCCTCCTGCTGGGCATGCTCGTCGTGCTGGCGACGCGCGGCAGCGCCGCCTTCCAGCCTTCGTTCTGGTTCACCTCCGCCACCGGCGCGGCCGGAGGCGGTGTGCGCGACCAGATCCTCGGCACGCTCCTGTTGGTCGTCACCTGCGGACTCATCGCTCTCCCTCTCGGATTCGGTGCCGGAATCCTGCTCGGAGTCCACGCCTCCGCCCGTACCGTACGGGTGCTGCAGACCCTGACGGTCGTCGTGGGAGGGACGCCGACCATCCTCCTGGGTCTGGCCGGATTCGTGATCTTCTGCAGCGCGATGGGGTGGGGACGGTCCTGGCTGGCCGGCGCCATCGTGCTGGTTCCGGTGGTCGTGCCGATGGTGGCGCTGCCCACCTGCGCCCGGGTCAGGAGCCTGTCGCCGGAGATGACCGAGAGCGCGCTTGCCCTCGGACTCACGCGGGCCCAGTTCATCCGGTCTGTCGTGGTCCCGTACGCCTGGCCCGCCACGCTCACCGGACTCCTGCTGGGGCTGGCGCGCGCGGCGGGGGAGACAGCGCCGTTGCTCTTCACCGCCACGGTCTTCTTCGGTGCGCCCGCGTTCCCCGGCGGCATCGTGGAATCGCCGGTCCAGGCTCTCCCCACGCACATCTTCACCCTGTCCCAGGACTCCGGCGATCCCCAGGCCGTCGCGCAGGCGTGGGGGAGCGCCATGGTCCTGGTGCTGATCACGGCCGTACTGCTGAGCCTGGCGGTCGCGCTGCGCAACCGTTTCGAAGGAGAGCGATGGACCACGTAA